Proteins encoded by one window of Nitrospiraceae bacterium:
- a CDS encoding flippase-like domain-containing protein yields MLIIKLAVSSGLLYYVLSNAGTDKVFSIMKTINPSAFLLTILLYVFSIYISTIRWRMLLPEEFRTKKLFSYYLIGSFFNTFLPGLIGGDAVKTYYLYKDINCGSTSLASVFMDRYVGFAAIMLIAIFSYIAGYSYIKGTLIEWLLPVIIISFIIVSLMIFGLRFGKKIKIISDFYNYFDEYKNSRSLILKTLLLSLLIQIISTFSLYVISLGLGQEIPLIYFFIFFPIIITISTLPVSISGLGIREWSFVLLFGLIGIGAETATAMSFAWFLALACGGLAGLIEYLRLKK; encoded by the coding sequence TTGCTGATAATAAAGCTGGCAGTAAGTTCCGGTCTGCTTTATTATGTTTTGTCAAATGCAGGAACAGACAAAGTATTTTCTATCATGAAAACAATAAATCCATCTGCCTTCTTACTGACAATTCTTTTATATGTCTTTTCCATTTATATATCAACAATAAGATGGAGGATGCTTCTCCCAGAAGAATTCAGGACAAAAAAACTTTTTTCCTATTATCTGATAGGTTCTTTTTTCAATACATTTCTCCCCGGCCTTATAGGAGGAGATGCTGTAAAGACCTATTATTTATACAAGGATATCAACTGCGGAAGCACAAGTCTGGCCTCTGTCTTTATGGACAGATATGTGGGATTTGCAGCAATTATGTTGATCGCAATTTTTTCCTATATTGCAGGCTACAGCTACATTAAAGGCACTCTTATAGAATGGCTTCTGCCTGTAATCATCATCTCATTTATTATTGTCAGCCTGATGATATTCGGGCTGCGTTTCGGCAAAAAAATAAAAATTATTTCAGATTTTTACAATTATTTCGACGAATACAAAAACAGCAGAAGCCTTATATTAAAAACACTTTTACTCTCCTTGTTAATTCAGATAATAAGCACCTTTTCCCTGTATGTAATTTCACTCGGATTAGGACAGGAAATTCCCCTTATATACTTTTTTATTTTCTTTCCGATAATAATCACTATCTCAACTCTGCCTGTCTCGATCTCAGGACTTGGAATAAGAGAATGGTCTTTTGTACTTTTATTCGGGCTTATTGGTATAGGAGCAGAGACAGCTACAGCAATGTCTTTCGCATGGTTTTTAGCCCTGGCATGCGGCGGACTTGCAGGACTAATTGAATATCTAAGGTTAAAGAAATGA
- a CDS encoding MogA/MoaB family molybdenum cofactor biosynthesis protein: MISVAILTLSDKGSRGEREDLSGPAIKETLKSIQAEIKYYDIIPDEKNLIKNKLLEYSDKVDLIITTGGTGLSPRDVTPDATLEVIEKEIPGIPEIMRIEGLKKTRRSMLSRAVAGVKGKTLIINLPGSPKAVKENLAAVLDVIQHAVEKIKGDTSECGGI; this comes from the coding sequence ATGATAAGCGTTGCCATACTCACACTGAGTGATAAAGGTTCAAGGGGTGAGAGAGAGGATTTAAGCGGTCCTGCGATTAAGGAAACACTCAAATCAATTCAGGCGGAGATCAAATATTATGATATTATCCCTGATGAAAAAAATCTGATTAAAAACAAATTGCTCGAATATTCCGACAAAGTCGACCTTATAATAACAACAGGCGGGACAGGACTTTCACCTAGAGATGTTACTCCGGATGCAACGCTTGAGGTCATTGAAAAAGAGATACCCGGCATCCCGGAAATAATGAGAATAGAAGGCCTTAAAAAAACAAGGAGATCAATGCTTTCAAGAGCAGTTGCCGGTGTAAAGGGAAAGACATTAATAATAAACCTGCCGGGAAGTCCCAAGGCAGTAAAAGAGAATCTCGCCGCGGTATTGGATGTAATTCAGCACGCAGTAGAAAAGATCAAAGGCGATACTTCTGAATGCGGCGGGATATAA
- a CDS encoding cytochrome c biogenesis protein CcdA: MKDVSVSFAFIAGLLSFLSPCVLPLLPSYISFITGISFEELTADADKKRIRTLTIKHSLLFIAGFSLIFILLGASSSYLGRVLFEYKDWIRIVGGVVIIIFGLSISGILNISLLMREKKIHLSSKPAGYLGTVIVGMTFATGWTPCIGPILGTILIYAGSKASMLEGIKLLAIYSAGLALPFLAASLAINSFLNYSKKLQRYLRFVMTAGGVILILFGILLVTDQLRIIAALVPSLEISSF; this comes from the coding sequence ATGAAAGATGTCTCAGTATCCTTTGCATTTATAGCAGGTCTTTTGTCATTCCTGTCTCCATGCGTTCTTCCTCTGCTTCCATCATACATCTCTTTTATAACCGGCATTTCTTTTGAGGAATTAACTGCTGATGCAGACAAAAAAAGAATCAGAACACTCACTATTAAACATTCATTATTATTCATAGCAGGATTTTCTCTAATATTCATCCTGCTGGGCGCTTCATCTTCTTATCTAGGGAGAGTTTTATTTGAATATAAAGACTGGATCAGGATTGTAGGCGGGGTTGTAATCATCATCTTCGGACTCTCAATATCAGGGATTCTCAATATAAGTCTGCTAATGAGAGAGAAAAAAATACATCTGAGCAGCAAACCTGCTGGATATTTAGGAACGGTTATTGTAGGAATGACATTTGCAACAGGATGGACCCCATGCATAGGTCCGATACTTGGAACAATCCTTATTTATGCCGGATCAAAAGCCTCGATGCTTGAGGGGATAAAATTGCTGGCTATATATTCCGCAGGCCTTGCGCTCCCCTTTCTGGCCGCATCGCTTGCCATCAACAGTTTTCTGAATTACTCAAAAAAACTCCAACGCTATCTGCGTTTCGTGATGACAGCAGGCGGAGTTATACTTATTCTTTTCGGCATATTGCTCGTTACAGATCAGCTTAGAATAATAGCGGCGCTCGTGCCAAGTTTAGAGATAAGTTCATTTTAG
- a CDS encoding GAF domain-containing protein — protein MQFSESDSDEQNRKIKEEISHRVKILNRIYIFIVFAILLLIARFLYSPSGHTETLFAITVMCIAALLIVAALYQTRDITKNALDKIDDHKIQLRNLLKPAQDIRDIDHGEVLLESIVEYAVETIKADAASLLFIEKDRLVFRIVVGSKRAALLGLAIPKSQGIGGWIVEKNSIVSINNVMEDSRFYPDVDKITGYKTNSILCAPVFKDSTTIGVLELINKKHGSFSDEDKKLIAYYADQISIAIGKDFLYKEQQRNKKYIENILDIIEEANDEA, from the coding sequence ATGCAATTTTCTGAATCAGACAGTGATGAACAAAACAGAAAAATAAAAGAAGAAATAAGTCATAGGGTAAAAATCCTTAATCGTATTTACATCTTTATAGTTTTTGCTATCCTTCTCCTGATTGCAAGATTTTTATATTCACCTTCAGGTCATACTGAAACTCTTTTTGCTATAACTGTCATGTGCATTGCTGCATTGTTGATTGTAGCAGCGCTATACCAAACCAGAGATATTACGAAAAATGCCTTGGATAAAATAGACGACCATAAAATCCAGCTGAGAAATCTATTAAAACCGGCACAGGACATCAGAGACATTGATCATGGTGAAGTACTCCTTGAAAGCATTGTTGAATATGCTGTTGAGACTATAAAAGCTGACGCAGCCTCACTTCTTTTTATTGAAAAAGACAGGCTTGTATTCAGAATAGTTGTCGGAAGCAAAAGGGCTGCTTTGTTAGGGCTTGCAATCCCTAAATCTCAGGGCATAGGAGGATGGATTGTCGAGAAAAACAGCATTGTAAGCATTAATAATGTTATGGAAGATTCAAGATTCTATCCTGATGTAGATAAGATTACAGGTTACAAAACAAATTCCATACTATGTGCGCCTGTATTCAAAGATTCTACAACAATAGGAGTCCTGGAATTAATAAATAAAAAACACGGCTCCTTCAGCGACGAAGACAAAAAATTAATTGCGTACTATGCTGACCAGATATCCATAGCAATCGGAAAAGACTTTCTTTACAAGGAGCAGCAGCGTAATAAAAAATATATTGAAAATATTCTTGATATTATAGAAGAAGCAAATGACGAAGCTTAG
- a CDS encoding threonylcarbamoyl-AMP synthase encodes MLIKITEDNLEEVLKEAAAVLHKGGIVAYPTETFYGLGAKFDNENALKRLYELKSREDDKPFPLIIGSKKMLSLLTEDVNDKAELLIKKFWPGPLTLVFKAKKELSIYITGKTGKVAVRIPGESIALRFAELSGFPITTTSANLSASKPAGSADEVIEYFKKRIDIVIDGGKTSGRMPSTIVDVSEENIKILRKGTVEESAIGKIFV; translated from the coding sequence ATGCTCATAAAGATCACTGAAGATAATCTTGAAGAGGTTTTGAAAGAAGCTGCTGCTGTTTTGCACAAAGGCGGCATCGTAGCATATCCCACAGAAACATTTTATGGCCTCGGCGCAAAGTTCGATAATGAAAACGCCTTAAAAAGGCTGTATGAATTAAAAAGCAGAGAAGATGATAAACCTTTTCCTTTGATAATTGGCAGTAAAAAAATGCTTTCTTTGCTTACGGAAGATGTGAACGACAAAGCTGAATTGCTGATTAAAAAATTCTGGCCGGGCCCTCTTACTCTTGTATTCAAGGCAAAAAAGGAGCTCTCGATCTATATAACTGGAAAAACAGGCAAAGTCGCGGTGAGGATTCCCGGAGAGTCTATAGCATTGAGGTTTGCTGAATTGTCAGGGTTTCCGATAACGACTACGAGCGCTAATCTTTCAGCGTCAAAACCTGCTGGATCCGCAGATGAGGTAATAGAATATTTTAAAAAAAGAATCGATATAGTTATAGATGGAGGAAAGACTTCTGGCAGAATGCCGTCAACAATAGTTGATGTAAGCGAAGAGAATATTAAAATTCTCAGGAAGGGCACAGTTGAGGAATCGGCTATTGGAAAAATTTTTGTCTAA